The following proteins are co-located in the Palaemon carinicauda isolate YSFRI2023 chromosome 30, ASM3689809v2, whole genome shotgun sequence genome:
- the LOC137623184 gene encoding cuticle protein 21-like, whose translation MNSKVIMVILGLAALAYAAPGASSEESFESYESSEAQYSFNYAVKDESSENDFGHQETRDGDDTQGSYYVQLPDGRLQTVKYYVDGDSGYVADVSYQGEARFPDSASYESNESK comes from the exons ATGAATTCCAAG GTCATTATGGTTATTTTGGGTTTGGCTGCCCTTGCCTACGCCGCCCCAGGA GCCTCCTCCGAGGAGAGCTTCGAATCCTACGAGTCCAGTGAAGCTCAGTACAGCTTCAACTACGCCGTGAAGGACGAATCCTCAGAGAACGACTTCGGTCACCAGGAAACCCGCGACGGAGACGACACTCAAGGCTCGTACTACGTCCAGCTTCCCGACGGTCGTCTGCAGACCGTCAAGTACTACGTCGACGGAGACTCCGGATACGTGGCTGACGTCAGCTACCAGGGAGAGGCTCGATTCCCAGACTCCGCATCTTATGAATCCAACGAATCTAAATAA
- the LOC137623180 gene encoding pro-resilin-like, translating to MNSKVIFVVLGLAALAYAAPGFSSEERSFESYESSEAQYSFNYAVKDESSENDFGHQETRDGDNTQGSYYVQLPDGRLQTVKYYVDGDSGYVAEVSYQGEARFPDSFESYEFNESK from the exons ATGAACTCCAAG GTAATTTTCGTCGTTCTTGGCTTGGCTGCCCTTGCCTATGCTGCCCCTGGT TTCTCCTCCGAGGAGAGATCCTTCGAATCCTATGAGTCCAGTGAAGCTCAGTACAGCTTCAACTACGCCGTGAAGGATGAATCCTCAGAGaacgacttcggccaccaggaaACCCGCGACGGAGacaacactcagggatcctactacgtccagCTTCCCGACGGTCGTCTGCAGACCGTCAAGTACTACGTCGACGGAGACTCAGGATACGTGGCTGAAGTTAGCTACCAGGGAGAGGCTCGATTCCCAGACTCCTTCGAATCCTACGAATTCAACGAATCTAAGTAA
- the LOC137623181 gene encoding pro-resilin-like, translated as MNSKVIFVVLGLAALAYAAPGFSSEERSFESYESSEAQYSFNYAVKDESSENDFGHQETRDGDNTQGSYYVQLPDGRLQTVKYYVDGDSGYVAEVSYQGEARFPDSFESYESNESK; from the exons ATGAACTCCAAG GTCATCTTCGTCGTTCTTGGCTTGGCTGCCCTTGCCTATGCTGCCCCTGGT TTCTCCTCTGAGGAGAGATCCTTCGAATCCTACGAGTCCAGTGAAGCTCAGTACAGCTTCAACTACGCCGTGAAGGACGAATCCTCAGAGAACGACTTCGGACACCAAGAAACCCGCGACGGAGacaacactcagggatcctactacgtccagCTTCCCGACGGTCGTCTGCAGACCGTCAAGTACTACGTTGACGGAGACTCCGGATACGTGGCTGAGGTCAGCTACCAGGGAGAGGCTCGATTCCCAGACTCCTTCGAATCCTACGAATCCAACGAATCAAAGTAA
- the LOC137623559 gene encoding cuticle protein 7-like, with the protein MIWDKTQRSSDTRIINMNSKGMITPSSSSNLYDYSPSLFSRVIFVVLGLAALAYAAPGFSSEERSSESYESSEAQYSFNYAVKDESSENDFGHQETRDGDDTQGSYYVQLPDGRLQTVKYYVDGDSGYVAEVSYQGEARFPDSFESFESNESK; encoded by the exons ATGATTTGGGATAAGACACAGAGATCCTCAGATACTCGAATCATCAACATGAACTCCAAG ggtatgattactccctcttcctcttctaatttatatgactactccccctccctCTTCTCAAGG GTTATTTTCGTCGTTCTTGGCTTGGCTGCCCTTGCCTATGCTGCCCCTGGT TTCTCCTCCGAGGAGAGATCCTCCGAATCCTACGAGTCCAGTGAAGCTCAGTACAGCTTCAACTACGCCGTGAAGGACGAATCCTCAGAGAACGACTTCGGTCACCAGGAAACCCGCGACGGAGACGACACTCAAGGCTCGTACTACGTCCAGCTTCCCGACGGTCGTCTGCAGACCGTCAAGTACTACGTCGACGGAGACTCCGGATACGTGGCTGAAGTCAGCTACCAGGGAGAGGCTCGATTCCCAGACTCCTTCGAATCCTTCGAATCCAACGAATCTAAATAA